In a genomic window of Pedobacter sp. KBS0701:
- a CDS encoding NAD-dependent epimerase/dehydratase family protein produces the protein MHTILGAGGPTANALTRELTNANETIRLISRKPIATSNPYISWVKADLLNETELFAAAEGSKVIYLCAGLVYDIKIWQQQWPVIIQNVINLTKRTGARLIFFDNVYMYGLVNGPMIETTPYHPCSLKGEVRAKIAEQLMNESKAGKINVTIARAADFYGADSMNSFFDMMVLNKFVKKNKAQWIGNPNTLHSFTYIEDAGKALFLLGQTPDSGNQIWHLPTAAPLKGKAFIAMAAKIYETKPQYLIINKLMLRLAGLFKKVVAGTIEMYYQYDHDYHFDSTKFEKAFNFKPTSYNDGILKLSRTMYKKQN, from the coding sequence ATGCATACTATACTTGGCGCCGGCGGACCAACAGCAAACGCACTAACCAGAGAATTAACCAATGCTAACGAAACCATTAGGCTGATTAGCAGAAAACCAATAGCTACAAGCAACCCATATATAAGCTGGGTTAAGGCCGATTTATTAAATGAAACTGAACTTTTCGCTGCTGCCGAAGGTTCGAAAGTAATCTACCTGTGTGCCGGTTTGGTTTACGACATCAAAATATGGCAACAACAATGGCCGGTTATTATTCAAAATGTAATTAACTTAACTAAACGTACTGGTGCGAGGTTAATTTTTTTCGATAATGTTTATATGTATGGCCTCGTAAATGGCCCAATGATAGAAACAACACCTTACCATCCGTGTAGTTTAAAAGGAGAAGTAAGGGCAAAGATAGCCGAACAATTAATGAATGAATCCAAAGCGGGTAAAATAAACGTAACCATTGCGCGTGCGGCAGATTTTTACGGAGCAGATTCCATGAACAGCTTTTTTGATATGATGGTACTTAATAAGTTTGTCAAAAAGAACAAAGCGCAATGGATAGGAAATCCAAATACGCTACACAGTTTTACATACATTGAAGATGCGGGGAAAGCTTTATTCCTGTTAGGACAAACACCCGATTCTGGCAACCAGATATGGCACCTGCCAACTGCAGCCCCTTTAAAAGGGAAAGCTTTTATAGCAATGGCTGCAAAGATTTATGAAACCAAACCTCAATATCTGATCATTAATAAACTGATGTTACGTTTAGCAGGGTTATTTAAAAAGGTAGTTGCAGGTACTATAGAAATGTACTATCAGTACGATCATGATTATCACTTCGATTCTACCAAATTCGAAAAGGCATTCAACTTCAAACCTACTTCTTATAATGACGGCATATTAAAACTTTCCAGAACCATGTACAAAAAGCAGAATTGA